From a single Lolium rigidum isolate FL_2022 chromosome 7, APGP_CSIRO_Lrig_0.1, whole genome shotgun sequence genomic region:
- the LOC124674329 gene encoding cold-responsive protein kinase 1-like: MDCCFMFRKRSQPVEGDDDVHSVKVFSYNELRKATLDFSGANKIGEGGFGSVFRGMLKDGRLVAVKVLSATSRQGVREFLTELTAISDIKHENLVTLIGCCAEGSHRILVYNYLEKNSLSQTLLGSNYSSIQFDWKARVKIAVGVARGLAFLHEEIRPHIIHRDIKASNILLDKDLTPKISDFGLARLIPPNATHVSTRVAGTLGYLAPEYAIRGQVTKKSDIYSFGVLLLEIVCGRCNTNTRLPSEDQFLLEKTWALYEQEHLEEIVDADIDNDLDIEEACLFLKIGLLCTQDAMARRPHMSAVVRMLTGSKRVSMEKITRPAMITDFADLKVSSKPQEVNRASPNTSRSFSTTEVTEPLFSSSDTPTQVSV, translated from the exons ATGGATTGCTGCTTCATGTTTCGAAAGAGATCTCAGCCTGTTGAAGGTGATGATG ATGTACACAGTGTGAAGGTCTTTTCTTACAACGAGTTGAGGAAGGCAACTCTAGATTTCAGCGGCGCAAACAAGATTGGAGAGGGTGGTTTTGGCTCCGTATTCAGG GGAATGCTCAAAGATGGCAGATTAGTTGCAGTGAAGGTGCTTTCAGCCACTTCAAGGCAAGGTGTACGAGAGTTCTTAACTGAACTTACGGCAATTTCTGACATCAAGCATGAAAACCTGGTCACGCTTATCGGCTGCTGTGCTGAAGGGTCCCATAGGATCCTCGTTTACAATTACCTTGAGAAAAACAGCCTTTCACAGACATTGCTAG GGTCCAACTACAGCAGCATTCAGTTCGATTGGAAGGCCCGTGTCAAAATTGCCGTGGGAGTTGCCCGTGGACTTGCATTTCTTCATGAGGAGATCCGTCCTCACATTATCCACAGGGACATCAAAGCGAGCAACATTCTTCTCGACAAGGACCTTACACCGAAAATTTCTGATTTTGGGTTGGCGAGGCTCATTCCACCGAATGCAACCCATGTGAGCACCCGAGTTGCAGGCACATT GGGATACTTGGCTCCTGAATATGCTATCCGAGGTCAAGTGACGAAGAAGTCTGACATCTATAGTTTTGGAGTTCTTCTCTTGGAAATTGTTTGTGGCAGGTGCAACACAAACACAAGATTGCCTAGTGAAGACCAATTTCTCCTTGAGAAG ACATGGGCACTCTATGAGCAAGAACATCTTGAAGAAATCGTAGATGCTGATATAGACAATGACCTGGACATCGAGGAGGCATGCCTGTTCCTGAAGATTGGCCTCCTATGCACGCAAGACGCGATGGCTCGCCGTCCCCACATGAGCGCCGTTGTCAGGATGCTCACCGGAAGCAAGCGCGTCTCCATGGAGAAGATCACTAGGCCCGCCATGATCACCGACTTTGCGGACCTCAAGGTCAGCAGCAAACCACAAGAAGTGAACCGAGCAAGCCCCAACACGTCGAGATCCTTCAGCACCACCGAGGTGACGGAGCCGCTTTTCTCGTCGTCGGACACACCCACACAGGTTTCCGTGTGA
- the LOC124674333 gene encoding F-box/kelch-repeat protein At5g60570-like — protein sequence MEDLQDCNSKSLVVVPGSLVLHLFRLFSQQDNSWQKYALAYFLLVRNEYFSREPRKHSAGNVQQVRCCDSSVVGSKELELKEQTATVKTQSGGGSSANGSNDCLLPGLHDDLAQDCLAWTSRSDYPSLSGLNKKFNMLINSGYLYKLRRQYGIVEHWVYLACSLMPWEAFDPSRNRWMKLPRLPCDECFSCADKESLAVGTQLLVFGREYAGLAIWMYNLVTRRWSRSTPMNLPRCLFASGSSGEIAIVAGGCDRNGQVLRSAELYNSEAGHWETLPDMHLARRLSSGFFMDGKFYVIGGVTSERVSLTCGEEYDLGTRTWRRIHDMYPGGTSASQSPPLIAIVNNQLYAADQSTNVVKKYDKANNTWNIVKPLPVRADSSNGWGLAFRACGDRLLVIGGHRGPRGEVILLHSWCPEDGNGGGADWEVLSVKERAGVFVHNCAIMGC from the coding sequence ATGGAGGATTTACAAGATTGCAACTCCAAAAGCCTTGTTGTTGTTCCTGGTTCTCTGGTTCTGCACCTCTTTAGGCTGTTCAGTCAGCAGGATAATTCCTGGCAGAAGTACGCCTTGGCTTACTTTCTTTTGGTCAGGAATGAGTATTTCTCAAGAGAGCCTAGGAAACATTCAGCTGGGAATGTGCAACAGGTTCGCTGCTGTGATAGTTCAGTTGTAGGCAGTAAAGAACTGGAACTGAAGGAGCAGACTGCTACTGTTAAGACCCAATCAGGAGGTGGTTCTAGTGCCAATGGATCAAATGATTGTCTCCTTCCTGGCCTTCATGATGACCTGGCTCAAGACTGCCTTGCTTGGACAAGCAgatcagactacccttcactctcTGGTCTGAACAAGAAATTTAATATGCTGATTAACAGTGGATACCTGTACAAACTGCGGAGGCAATACGGCATTGTTGAGCATTGGGTATATCTGGCCTGTAGCTTGATGCCCTGGGAAGCATTTGATCCATCACGGAATCGATGGATGAAGCTCCCTAGGCTGCCATGTGATGAATGCTTCTCCTGTGCAGACAAGGAATCACTTGCTGTTGGGACACAGCTGCTTGTCTTTGGCCGAGAATATGCAGGTCTTGCTATTTGGATGTACAATCTAGTGACACGTCGTTGGTCTCGTAGCACTCCGATGAATCTTCCCCGATGTCTCTTTGCCTCGGGAAGCTCTGGTGAGATTGCCATTGTTGCTGGTGGGTGTGATAGGAACGGCCAGGTGCTGAGATCTGCCGAGCTGTACAATTCGGAGGCTGGCCACTGGGAGACTTTACCAGACATGCACTTAGCCAGGAGACTCTCATCAGGTTTCTTCATGGATGGGAAGTTTTATGTCATTGGAGGTGTGACAAGTGAGAGGGTTTCTCTGACCTGTGGAGAGGAATACGATCTTGGCACAAGGACGTGGAGAAGGATACATGATATGTACCCTGGAGGAACCAGTGCATCTCAGTCACCCCCTCTTATTGCCATTGTAAATAACCAGCTCTATGCGGCTGACCAGTCGACAAACGTTGTCAAGAAGTACGACAAAGCAAATAACACATGGAACATAGTGAAGCCTTTGCCCGTCAGAGCGGACTCTTCCAATGGCTGGGGCCTAGCTTTCAGGGCTTGTGGTGATAGATTGCTGGTTATTGGTGGCCATAGAGGACCTCGTGGTGAAGTCATATTGCTGCATTCTTGGTGCCCTGAAGATGGGAACGGTGGAGGTGCTGACTGGGAGGTGCTGTCGGTGAAGGAGCGTGCCGGTGTTTTCGTCCACAACTGTGCAATAATGGGGTGCTGA
- the LOC124671345 gene encoding LRR receptor-like serine/threonine-protein kinase FLS2 yields MVLCSGTGSTSAVLLLPVLAVLVALALLVPAPASAAGVAGASVRAVQLEALLEFKKGVVDDPLGTLSDWTVRAGGVPRHCNWTGIACDGAGRVTSIQLLETGLRGTLTPFLANISTLQVLDLTSNAFAGPIPPQLGRLRELEGLILTVNGFTGGIPPELGDLGSLQLLDLSNNSLSGEIPSRLCNCSAMWALGLEFNNLTGEIPSCVGDLSNLEIFQTYMNNLHGELPPSFAKLTKLKTLDLSGNNLSGPLPPEIGEFSHLWIVQLFQNSFSGEIPPGLGRCKNLTLLNIYSNRFTGAIPSELGELANLKGLRLYDNALSSTIPSSLGRCKSLVALQLSQNKLTGSIPPELGELRSLQSLMLHANQLTGTIPPSLTSLVNLTYLSLSLNNLSGPLPENIGSLQNLQKLIIGDNSLSGPIPASIVNCTLLTNASLAYNEFSGHLPAGLGRLQGLAFLSVGANSLAGDIPEDLFDCGSLRTLDLAENRFTGGLSHRVGELGELRYLHLQGNALSGTIPAEIGNLTNLIDLKLGRNRFAGRVPANISNLSASLQVLDLAQNRLDGVLPDELFELRQLITLDVASNRFAGPIPSAVSNLRSLSILDLSNNMLNGTFPAGLGGHDQLITLDLSHNRLSGAIPGAMIANMSTLQIYLNLSNNAFTGPIPQQIGGLTMVQAIDLSNNQLSGGIPAALEGCKNLFSLDLSANNLTGALPAGLFPQLDLLTSLNVSHNSLDGEIHSDIAELKHLRTLDMSSNALGGAIPPALANLTNLRDLNLSSNHLEGPVPNAGLFRNLGMSSLQGNAGLCGWKLLGPCKAAGLGKRWFSRTGVKILVTLLVLSLLLLLLLVAILLVGYRRYKKKRVGSDGSGHLSEAFVVPELRRFTCGELAAATSSFDEGNVIGSSSLSTVYKGVLVEPEGTVVAVKRLNLKQFPALSDKSFLRELATLSRLKHKNLARVVGYAWESGRMKALVLEYMDNGDLDGAIHGPDAPRWTVVERLRVCISVAHGLVYLHSGYGFPIVHCDVKPSNVLLDGEWEARVSDFGTARMQGVHLTDAAAPESAASSSAFRGTVGYMAPELAYMRSVSPKADVFSFGILIMELFTKRRPTGNIEEDGVPMTLQQLVGNTLSRGLEDVAGVLDPGMKVGTEADLSAAADALSLAAWCAAFEPADRPDMNGVLSGLLKISRVCGGD; encoded by the exons ATGGTGCTCTGTAGTGGCACTGGTTCTACTTCAGCAGTACTACTGCTGCCCGTTCTCGCGGTGTTAGTGGCCCTGGCATTGCTCGTTCCGGCGCCGGCCTCGGCCGCCGGCGTGGCGGGTGCGTCGGTGCGGGCCGTGCAGCTGGAGGCTTTGCTGGAATTCAAGAAGGGCGTCGTCGATGACCCGCTCGGCACGCTGTCCGACTGGACGGTGCGGGCAGGCGGCGTGCCGCGGCACTGCAACTGGACCGGCATCGCCTGCGACGGAGCGGGCCGCGTCACGTCCATCCAGCTGCTCGAGACCGGGCTCCGGGGCACGCTCACGCCGTTCCTCGCCAACATCTCCACGCTCCAGGTCCTCGACCTCACCTCCAACGCCTTCGCCGGCCCCATCCCGCCGCAGCTCGGCCGGCTCCGCGAGCTCGAGGGGCTCATCCTCACCGTGAACGGATTCACCGGGGGCATCCCGCCGGAGCTCGGCGACCTGGGCAGCCTGCAGCTGCTGGACCTCTCCAACAACTCCCTCAGCGGCGAAATCCCCAGCCGCCTCTGCAACTGCTCCGCGATGTGGGCGCTCGGCCTCGAGTTCAACAACCTCACCGGCGAAATCCCCTCCTGCGTCGGCGACCTCTCCAACCTCGAGATATTCCAGACGTACATGAACAATCTCCACGGCGAGCTGCCGCCGTCCTTCGCGAAGCTCACGAAACTCAAGACGCTGGACCTCAGCGGGAATAACTTGTCCGGCCCGCTTCCGCCTGAGATTGGGGAATTCTCGCACCTCTGGATCGTCCAGCTGTTCCAGAACAGCTTCTCCGGCGAAATACCGCCGGGGCTCGGCCGGTGCAAGAACCTGACGCTGCTCAACATATACAGCAACCGGTTCACGGGCGCGATCCCTAGCGAGCTGGGCGAGCTCGCGAACCTGAAGGGGCTGCGCCTGTACGACAACGCGCTCTCGTCGACGATCCCGAGCTCACTCGGGCGGTGCAAGTCTCTGGTGGCGCTCCAGCTCTCGCAGAACAAATTGACCGGCTCAATCCCGCCGGAGCTCGGTGAGCTCCGGTCGCTCCAATCACTCATGCTCCACGCCAACCAGCTCACCGGGACGATTCCGCCTTCTCTGACGAGCCTTGTCAACCTGACGTACCTGTCGCTCAGCCTCAACAACCTGTCCGGCCCGCTGCCGGAGAACATCGGGTCGCTCCAGAATCTCCAGAAGCTCATCATCGGAGATAACTCGCTCTCCGGCCCGATTCCGGCGAGCATCGTCAACTGCACGTTGCTCACCAACGCCAGTTTGGCGTACAACGAGTTCTCGGGACACTTGCCTGCTGGACTTGGCCGGTTACAGGGCCTTGCATTCTTGTCGGTGGGTGCCAACTCGCTGGCCGGAGACATACCGGAGGACCTGTTTGACTGTGGCAGCCTGCGCACGCTGGACCTGGCAGAGAACAGATTTACCGGCGGACTGAGCCAtcgcgtcggcgagcttggcgagctcAGATATCTGCACCTGCAAGGGAACGCTCTTTCGGGAACCATACCGGCAGAGATCGGCAACCTGACGAACCTCATCGACCTGAAGCTCGGGAGGAACCGGTTCGCCGGCCGCGTCCCGGCGAATATCTCCAACCTGTCGGCCTCCCTTCAGGTGCTCGACCTGGCGCAGAACCGCCTAGACGGCGTTTTGCCGGACGAGCTCTTTGAGCTCCGGCAGCTCATCACACTCGACGTCGCGTCGAACAGGTTCGCCGGCCCGATTCCTTCCGCGGTGTCCAACCTCCGTTCGCTCTCAATCCTCGACCTGTCGAACAATATGCTGAACGGCACATTCCCGGCTGGGCTCGGTGGCCACGACCAGCTGATCACGCTTGACCTCTCCCACAACCGCCTCTCCGGCGCGATCCCTGGCGCGATGATCGCCAATATGAGCACCCTTCAGATATACCTGAACCTGTCGAACAACGCGTTCACGGGCCCGATCCCGCAGCAGATCGGCGGCCTCACAATGGTCCAAGCCATCGACCTGTCGAACAACCAGCTCTCCGGTGGCATCCCGGCTGCACTTGAGGGCTGCAAGAATCTGTTCTCGCTCGACCTCTCCGCCAACAATCTGACCGGCGCCCTTCCAGCCGGCCTCTTCCCGCAGCTGGATCTCCTGACGAGCCTCAACGTCTCCCACAACAGCCTCGACGGAGAGATCCACTCCGATATCGCCGAGCTGAAGCACCTACGGACGCTGGACATGTCGAGCAACGCGCTCGGCGGGGCCATACCACCGGCGCTAGCAAACCTGACGAACCTGAGGGATCTCAACCTCTCGTCAAACCACCTCGAGGGGCCCGTGCCGAACGCCGGCTTGTTCAGGAACCTGGGCATGTCGAGCCTGCAGGGCAATGCGGGCCTGTGCGGGTGGAAGCTCCTCGGGCCCTGCAAGGCCGCCGGCTTGGGGAAGCGGTGGTTCTCGCGGACAGGGGTGAAGATACTCGTCACGCTTTTGGTGCTATCCTTGCTGCTGCTACTTTTACTCGTGGCGATTCTACTCGTTGGCTACCGGAGGTACAAGAAGAAGAGGGTCGGGTCAGATGGCTCCGGTCATCTGTCAGAGGCCTTCGTGGTGCCGGAGCTGAGGAGGTTCACGTGCGGCGAACTGGCCGCAGCCACCAGCTCGTTCGACGAAGGTAACGTGATCGGGAGCAGTAGCCTGAGCACGGTCTACAAGGGCGTGCTCGTCGAGCCCGAGGGCACGGTCGTCGCCGTGAAGCGGCTCAACCTGAAGCAGTTCCCGGCCTTGTCCGACAAGAGCTTCCTTAGGGAGCTCGCGACACTGAGCCGCCTGAAGCACAAGAACCTGGCACGGGTGGTCGGGTACGCGTGGGAATCCGGCAGGATGAAGGCCCTGGTGCTCGAGTACATGGACAACGGCGACCTGGACGGCgcgatccacggccccgacgcgcCGCGGTGGACGGTGGTGGAGCGGCTGCGCGTGTGCATCTCCGTGGCGCACGGGCTCGTGTACCTGCACTCCGGCTACGGGTTCCCCATCGTGCATTGCGACGTCAAGCCGTCGAACGTCCTGCTGGACGGCGAGTGGGAGGCGCGCGTCAGCGACTTCGGCACCGCACGGATGCAGGGCGTCCACCTGACAGACGCGGCGGCGCCCGAGTCggcggcctcgtcgtcggcgttcCGCGGCACCGTCGGATACATGGCACCAG AGCTGGCGTACATGAGGAGCGTATCGCCAAAGGCGGACGTGTTCAGCTTCGGGATCCTGATCATGGAGCTGTTCACCAAGCGGAGGCCGACGGGGAACATAGAGGAGGACGGCGTGCCGATGACGCTGCAGCAGCTCGTCGGCAACACGCTGTCGAGGGGCCTCGAGGATGTCGCCGGCGTCCTGGACCCTGGCATGAAGGTGGGCACCGAGGCCGACCTGTCCGCCGCTGCCGACGCGCTGAGCCTGGCCGCCTGGTGCGCCGCGTTCGAGCCCGCTGACCGGCCCGACATGAATGGTGTGCTCTCGGGGCTGCTCAAGATCAGCAGAGTGTGTGGAGGAGACTAG